The Desulfuromonas versatilis genome has a segment encoding these proteins:
- a CDS encoding arylesterase, translating into MRKPGGIFALALLLLLAILGCDRTPPLSPLAPEAVVLAFGDSLTFGTGAPRGQAYPDVLQQLLAHRVVNAGVPGEVSTEGLKRLPTILAEYRPALLILCHGGNDLLRRHDLAGIEANLRAMIELARADGIEVVLLGVPQPGLLVRPPDFYQRIAAEYRLPYDGEILHQLLTDRALKSDTIHPNAEGYRKLAAALHELIENAQGG; encoded by the coding sequence ATGAGAAAACCAGGCGGCATCTTTGCCCTCGCCCTGTTGCTGCTGTTGGCGATCCTCGGCTGCGACAGGACCCCTCCCCTGTCTCCCCTGGCCCCGGAAGCGGTGGTGCTGGCCTTCGGCGACAGCCTGACTTTTGGCACCGGGGCACCGCGGGGCCAGGCCTACCCCGACGTGCTCCAGCAGCTGCTCGCTCACCGGGTGGTCAATGCCGGGGTTCCCGGGGAGGTATCGACCGAAGGGCTGAAGCGCCTGCCTACCATCCTCGCCGAGTATCGGCCCGCCCTGCTTATTCTCTGCCACGGCGGCAACGACCTGCTGCGCCGCCACGATCTCGCAGGGATCGAGGCGAACCTGCGCGCCATGATCGAACTGGCCCGGGCCGATGGCATCGAGGTGGTGCTGCTGGGGGTTCCCCAGCCGGGACTTTTGGTGCGGCCGCCCGATTTTTACCAGCGGATCGCCGCCGAGTATCGACTGCCCTACGATGGCGAGATCCTGCACCAGCTGCTCACCGACCGGGCCTTGAAAAGCGACACCATCCACCCCAACGCCGAGGGTTACCGCAAGCTTGCCGCGGCCCTGCATGAACTCATCGAAAATGCCCAGGGGGGTTGA
- a CDS encoding intradiol ring-cleavage dioxygenase: MRNLLAPILLLLLAAGSPAAEEPVRCEPTRPDALGPFYEPGAPLRARVGSGYLLGGSVRSALDCAPVPGAQIELWLAGPAGRYDDGHRATIYADAAGSYRFESDFPPAYGGRPPHIHMLVRAEGFRPLVTQHYPAPGTAAATFDLVLTPR; this comes from the coding sequence ATGCGAAATCTGCTAGCGCCCATTTTGCTGCTGCTCCTGGCTGCCGGCAGCCCGGCAGCGGAAGAGCCGGTGCGCTGCGAGCCGACCCGGCCCGATGCCCTGGGGCCTTTCTACGAACCCGGGGCGCCGCTGCGCGCCAGGGTCGGTTCGGGCTACCTGCTGGGCGGCAGCGTCCGCTCGGCGCTGGACTGTGCCCCGGTTCCCGGAGCGCAGATCGAGCTCTGGCTGGCGGGTCCGGCCGGGCGCTACGACGACGGACACCGGGCAACCATCTATGCCGACGCCGCAGGCAGCTATCGTTTCGAAAGCGATTTCCCTCCCGCCTACGGCGGGCGGCCTCCCCACATTCACATGCTGGTGCGGGCCGAGGGATTCAGGCCGCTGGTCACCCAGCACTACCCCGCCCCCGGAACGGCGGCGGCCACCTTCGACCTGGTGCTGACCCCGCGCTGA
- the zupT gene encoding zinc transporter ZupT: MFEGNLLWAFGLTLFAGLATGVGSAAAFFAKRTNTRLLAVALGFSAGVMIYVSFVEIFAKARDAMSHEVGLRMGSWGTVLAFFGGMLLIGLIDKLVPSYENPHEMHRIEELQNGRQEHFDPRLLRMGVFSALAIAIHNFPEGLATFTVAMKDPQLGLPIAVAIAIHNIPEGIAVSIPVYYATGSRRRAFLLSFASGFAEPLGALVGYFLLFPFMTDVLFGVLFAGVAGIMVFISLDELLPAAREYGKHHFSLYGLIGGMVVMALSLLLFL; this comes from the coding sequence ATGTTCGAGGGGAACTTGCTCTGGGCCTTCGGCCTGACCCTGTTCGCCGGCCTGGCCACCGGGGTGGGGAGCGCGGCGGCCTTTTTCGCCAAGCGCACCAATACCCGGCTGCTGGCCGTCGCCCTCGGTTTTTCGGCCGGGGTCATGATCTACGTCTCCTTTGTCGAGATCTTCGCCAAGGCTCGTGATGCCATGTCGCACGAGGTCGGGCTGCGCATGGGCTCCTGGGGCACGGTCCTGGCCTTTTTCGGCGGTATGCTGCTGATCGGCCTGATCGACAAGCTGGTACCGAGCTACGAAAACCCCCATGAAATGCACCGCATCGAAGAGCTGCAGAACGGTCGCCAGGAGCACTTCGACCCCCGGCTGCTGCGCATGGGGGTGTTCTCGGCGCTGGCCATCGCCATTCACAACTTCCCCGAGGGGCTGGCCACCTTCACCGTCGCCATGAAGGACCCCCAGCTCGGGTTGCCCATCGCGGTAGCCATCGCCATCCACAACATTCCAGAGGGGATCGCGGTATCCATCCCGGTTTACTACGCCACCGGCAGCCGCCGTCGGGCGTTTCTGCTCTCCTTCGCCTCCGGTTTCGCCGAACCCTTGGGCGCCCTGGTCGGCTATTTCCTGCTCTTCCCCTTCATGACCGACGTGCTTTTCGGGGTGCTGTTCGCCGGGGTGGCGGGGATCATGGTCTTTATCTCCCTCGACGAACTGCTGCCCGCCGCCCGTGAGTACGGCAAGCATCACTTTTCGCTCTACGGGCTGATCGGCGGAATGGTGGTGATGGCGCTGAGCCTGCTGCTGTTCCTTTAA
- a CDS encoding EAL and HDOD domain-containing protein has product MERFIARQPIFDRKQKIFGYELLFRSGLENYFDCPDFDEASSRVIADSFLLFSIDEMTDGTRAFINMTRNILVKDYTTVLPRQTVVAEILETIDPDEDLIGACRRLKNAGFTVALDDFVYRRAYEPVFEYVDIIKVDFLATPLPRCGELAEALAPRGIKLVAEKVETQEVFQQALGMGYDYFQGYFFSRPVIVSRRDIPASKLHYLRILREINSPEMDFRQLEQTIHGEVSVSYKLLKYINSAAFGLRRRVTSIGQALALLGENEIRKWASLLALTNLALDKPDALVACAQVRAKLCELLAPAAGLQARTAECFLMGLFSLLDAILDRPMPQILAEIPMEEDIRRALLGESNPLRQLLDLVVSIERGDWALMEELATGLGLAKTPLQECFMTAIRWVRQTSRI; this is encoded by the coding sequence TTGGAACGCTTTATCGCCAGACAGCCGATTTTCGACCGCAAGCAGAAGATTTTCGGCTACGAACTGCTGTTTCGCAGCGGTCTGGAAAATTACTTCGACTGCCCCGACTTCGACGAAGCCTCCTCGCGGGTGATCGCCGACAGTTTCCTGCTGTTCAGCATCGACGAGATGACCGACGGCACCCGCGCCTTCATCAATATGACCCGCAACATCCTGGTCAAGGACTACACCACCGTGCTGCCGCGCCAGACGGTGGTCGCCGAAATCCTGGAGACCATCGACCCGGATGAGGACCTGATCGGCGCCTGTCGCCGGCTCAAGAACGCCGGGTTCACCGTCGCCCTCGACGACTTCGTCTACCGGCGCGCCTACGAGCCGGTTTTCGAGTACGTCGACATCATCAAGGTCGATTTTCTCGCAACCCCTCTGCCGCGCTGCGGGGAACTCGCCGAGGCCCTGGCCCCCCGCGGGATCAAGCTGGTGGCCGAGAAAGTCGAAACCCAGGAGGTCTTCCAACAGGCGCTGGGGATGGGGTACGACTACTTCCAGGGGTATTTCTTCAGCAGGCCGGTCATCGTCTCACGCCGGGACATCCCGGCGAGCAAGCTCCATTACCTGCGCATCCTGCGCGAGATCAACTCGCCAGAAATGGACTTCCGCCAGCTCGAGCAGACCATCCACGGCGAGGTTTCCGTCTCCTACAAGCTGCTGAAATACATCAATTCGGCGGCCTTCGGGCTGCGCCGCCGGGTCACCTCCATCGGCCAGGCCCTGGCGCTGCTGGGGGAGAACGAGATCCGCAAGTGGGCCTCCCTGCTCGCCCTGACCAACCTGGCCCTCGACAAACCGGACGCCCTGGTGGCCTGCGCTCAGGTGCGGGCCAAACTGTGCGAGCTGCTCGCCCCCGCCGCCGGGCTCCAGGCGCGCACCGCCGAATGTTTCCTGATGGGCCTGTTTTCCCTGCTCGATGCCATCCTCGACCGGCCGATGCCGCAGATTCTCGCCGAGATCCCCATGGAGGAGGACATCCGCCGGGCCCTGCTCGGCGAATCCAACCCGCTGCGTCAGCTCCTTGACCTGGTCGTCTCCATCGAGCGGGGGGATTGGGCTCTCATGGAGGAGCTGGCCACAGGCCTGGGGCTGGCGAAAACCCCGCTCCAGGAGTGCTTCATGACGGCCATCCGCTGGGTCCGTCAGACCTCGAGGATCTGA